The window ACCGAGCTCTTGCCTCGGTGCATGCTTTGGTGTGAGCCTTGCTCCTTGGTCCTGCTCCCGTCTTTCGGCTCCCGGCCgctggcaggggaggtgggagaagGTCTTGGTGTGTCTTTCCAGGGGCCCCGGTGGGCCGCGGCTCTGACAGCTCTCCTGCTCCCCGtgcagcccctccctgctccccagcctatgCCTTTTCCCTCGCTGTGCGTGGGCTCAGGCTGCTCCTCACACGCTGCCCGTGTTTTCCCTgccctctctcgcaggtgcacctccatcccgcagacatgtcctgctacgaTCTGTGCCGTCCCTGTGGCCCAACCCCACTTgccaacagctgcaacgagccctgcgtcaggcagtgccaggactcccGGGTGGTGATCCAGCCCTCTCCTgtggtggtgaccctgcccggacccatcctcagctccttcccgcagaacaccGCCGTGGGATCCAGCACCtccgctgctgttggcagcatcctcagcgaggagggagtccccatctcctccgggGGCTATGGCCTCTCCAGCTTGAGTGGCCGGTACTATGGAAGAAGGTACCTGCCCTGCTAAAGCCAGGGTGGATGTCCAGTGAGCGCTTCAAGCAGGAACCCCAAAGCCAGGTGCTGGACTGAGGACGGAGCTGCTGGCCAGAGTTTCCAGATGGGCTGAGCATCCTCGTGCCCTCCTGCAAAGGAGGGAGGCAAGCAAGAGTGCCGGCCTGTGATACCTGGAAACTGGCCAATGTGTGTCGGATTCTTCTCCCACTTTCTTCTCTTCATCACGAGTCCTTGTTgtctcctgctgccctgtgccatGGGTTGGTCCTGAAGCAAGCCTCGAGGGGTCCTGCTCTCACCCTCTACTCCTGCACGGGAGGAAGCTGTGTGTTCAAGGGGCGGCTCTCTTTGGGCTGCCCTCGCTGCACCCGGCACCGGGTCCCTTCCACCATGTGCTGCTTTGTTTCACTCTTTTGACTCATTAAAGTCTTGCTGCATGCTAGCC of the Apteryx mantelli isolate bAptMan1 chromosome 31, bAptMan1.hap1, whole genome shotgun sequence genome contains:
- the LOC136994605 gene encoding LOW QUALITY PROTEIN: feather keratin 1-like (The sequence of the model RefSeq protein was modified relative to this genomic sequence to represent the inferred CDS: substituted 1 base at 1 genomic stop codon); this translates as MFCMQDEPVGKHITCAKGVSGPRASGPVXKPCRSACSLIHSSCLLLLGEQVHLHPADMSCYDLCRPCGPTPLANSCNEPCVRQCQDSRVVIQPSPVVVTLPGPILSSFPQNTAVGSSTSAAVGSILSEEGVPISSGGYGLSSLSGRYYGRRYLPC